The sequence GACAATCAACACCAAGGCTACTTCAGCATTTACAGGGGCAGCAAAGGGTTCACAAACCTCTTTCATGACAAGATTGTGTGTTTCTTGCATTGTGTTCTTTCCAACCATTCCTGCTGCAAGGTGCTTTGACCCAAGATTTGAGGTCATAATGATGATGGTGTTTTTGAAATCTACTGTTCGGCCTTTGCCATCGGTCAACAAACCATCATCAAGGAGTTGAAGAAAAACATTGTACACCTCGCGATGCGCCTTCTCCACCTCATCAAACAGGATGACACTGTACGGGTGACTCTTGACTTTTTCTGTCAGTTGTCCTCCATCGTCATAACCATAATAGCTGTAAGAATACACAAGAGCATCATTAAAACCAGCCAAACTAAACACTAGGTATGATGTGGTAATGTACAAACCTTGGAGGTGCTCCAATGAGGCGCAACACAGATCCCTTCGTACCATATTCGGACATGTCAAAGCGAACCAACATATTTTCATTGTCAAATAGCTGCTCGGCAAGAGCTTTTGCAAGCTCTGTCTTTCCAACACCAGTCGAGCCCAAAAAGAGGAAAGAACCTATTGGTTGGCCCGGTTGATCAAGGCCGACTCTGGAACGTAGGACCGTCTGTGCAACCAAATTGACCGCCTCGTCCTGGCCAACAACTCGCTCATGCAATTTTTCTGCTAAGTGTAgtagtttctccttctcctctcgATCAATAGCAGCGACAGGAATTCCAGTCCACAGGCTCACAACCTTTAAGACATTATAAAATAAGAATGGAACATGACATGCGTACAACACACTGAAATAATGGAAATTATCCAGGCTAGGAATGCCTACCTGTGCGACCTGACTCGGACCAACAATTCCTTTCTTCACTGCTTTTATGGATCTACTTTGTGCAGTCACTTCTTTTTTGTTGTAACTCTGCGTCCTGGTGCCAGTTGCTTCACTTTCTCTGTCAACCAGCATCCTTGTGGCAGCGCATGCCTCATCGATCAGATCAATTGCCTTGTCAGGAAACTGGCGATTACAATACAAACATCAATAGAATCCATCAATTTTCTCCGGCATATATACATATTTGGATGCAACTCAATGCAAACATCGCAGGCTGACGAAACAAAGTAAAATTCTGCGCGTACCAGTGATATAGCGGCCAGCAAGCTCTGCGGCAGCAACCAGAGCAGCATCCTGAATTTCCAAGACATGGTGGTCTTGGTACCGCTGTTTAAGCCCCTGCAGAATGGTGATGGTCGCCTGCACGCTTGGTTCCTTAACATGAACCTTTTGGAACCGCCGCTCGAGTGCGGCATCCGTCTGAATGTACCTGTGGTACTCTTTGAGAGTGGTGGCGCCCACGCAGCGGATGCGGCCACGGGCCAGCGCCGGCTTCAGCAGGTTGGCGGCGTCCGTGCCACCGACAACGTCGCCAGCACCAAGAAGCATGTGCATCTCGTCGATGAACAGGATCACCTTGCCATCCCCAGCCTCCGCACTCTTTATCACGTCGTTGATTCGCTCCTCAAACATGCCACGGAGACTAGTCCCGGCCAGCATGGCTCCGAGGTCGACCTCCACCACACGTGCTCCGGCGAGGTTGGCAGGGACTTTCCCACTGGCAATGCGCTGGGTGAGGCCCTCGATGATGGCCGTCTTGCCAACCCCTGCCTCCCCGACGAGCGCGGCGCAGTTCTTGGTCCGGCGGCAGAGAATGCATATGACCCGGTCGATCTCCTTGTCACGCCCGATCACTGGATCGCCCTCGCCCCCCCGATGATCCCCCCATCTTCCGGCCGAAGCTGCATAGGCAGGCACGGTATCGGTAGTACCTCCACGCTGCCCAACACAAGCCAGCAGTTGCTCCAAGCCAGAGCACAGGTTCGATTTCTCGCCAAACCCTTGTCAAATGTCGCGAGGCCTCGAC comes from Triticum aestivum cultivar Chinese Spring chromosome 5B, IWGSC CS RefSeq v2.1, whole genome shotgun sequence and encodes:
- the LOC123110524 gene encoding chaperone protein ClpB1; this encodes MPHSSGGSKRFMLRNQACRRPSPFCRGLNSGTKTTMSWKFRMLLWLLPQSLLAAISLFPDKAIDLIDEACAATRMLVDRESEATGTRTQSYNKKEVTAQSRSIKAVKKGIVGPSQVAQVVSLWTGIPVAAIDREEKEKLLHLAEKLHERVVGQDEAVNLVAQTVLRSRVGLDQPGQPIGSFLFLGSTGVGKTELAKALAEQLFDNENMLVRFDMSEYGTKGSVLRLIGAPPSYYGYDDGGQLTEKVKSHPYSVILFDEVEKAHREVYNVFLQLLDDGLLTDGKGRTVDFKNTIIIMTSNLGSKHLAAGMVGKNTMQETHNLVMKEVRKRFKPELLNRLSEIVIFEPLSRDKLKEIVKIQMKGAVARVAKKGISLHASDAALDVILSESYEPMYGARPIKRWIQKNVMNTICEMLVKGEAGEGSTISIDATDHNKGLKYEVVKKAADPSGNILVPAPEPLACPDEESDDSVMVTS